Proteins found in one Triticum aestivum cultivar Chinese Spring chromosome 4D, IWGSC CS RefSeq v2.1, whole genome shotgun sequence genomic segment:
- the LOC123096814 gene encoding myb-related protein MYBAS1, whose amino-acid sequence MSPQEEHLIIELHARWGNRWSRIARRLPGRTDNEIKNYWRTHMRKKAQERKTNMSPSSSSSSFTYQSCLLETAPIIRMDGGSTHNGTTCFSSVLKSNQSVMDGYSMDQIWKEIEAPAMLPIDDKACSNLPCPLLPSPMGDRYCPPEVVWKMDNGDLKMLAPQFGYGNGERSCY is encoded by the exons ATGTCGCCACAGGAGGAACACCTTATTATTGAGCTCCATGCTCGATGGGGTAACAG GTGGTCTAGAATAGCACGCAGACTGCCAGGGCGTACGGACAATGAGATCAAGAACTACTGGAGGACACACATGAGGAAGAAAGCACAAGAGAGGAAGACAAACATgtcaccttcttcctcctcctcatcatttaCATACCAATCCTGCCTCCTTGAAACTGCACCAATAATCAGGATGGATGGAGGCAGCACTCATAATGGCACAACCTGCTTCTCAAGTGTACTTAAGAGCAACCAGAGTGTCATGGATGGATATTCTATGGACCAGATATGGAAGGAGATTGAGGCACCGGCCATGCTGCCCATTGATGATAAAGCATGCAGCAATCTCCCATGTCCTCTGCTGCCATCTCCTATGGGAGATCGCTACTGCCCTCCTGAGGTAGTCTGGAAGATGGACAATGGTGATCTCAAGATGTTAGCTCCACAATTTGGTTATGGTAATGGAGAACGTTCCTGCTATTGA